A stretch of the Vitis riparia cultivar Riparia Gloire de Montpellier isolate 1030 chromosome 13, EGFV_Vit.rip_1.0, whole genome shotgun sequence genome encodes the following:
- the LOC117927478 gene encoding putative disease resistance RPP13-like protein 1, which translates to MEVVGELLLSAAFQVLFDKLASCDFLTFARQEHIHAQLNKWETQLFNIREVLNDAEDKQIASSSVKLWLADLRILAYDMEDILDEFNTEMLRRKLAVQPQAAAAATTSKVWSLIPTYCTSFTPSHVTFNVSMGPKIKDITSRLEDISTRKAQLGLEKVAGTTNTTWKRTPTTSVFNEPQVHGRDDDKNKIVDLLLSDESAVVPIVGMGGLGKTTLARLAYNDDAVVKHFSPRAWVCVSVESDVEKITKAILSDISPQSNDSKNFNRLQVELSQSLAGKRFLLVLDDVWNRNYEDWNNLRSPFRGGAKGSKVIVTTRDRGVALIMQPSDNYHHSLEPLSDDDCWSIFVQHAFENRDIQKHPNLKSIGKKIVEKCDGLPLAAKVLGGLLRSKQRDDEWQRILNSKIWSLSDTECDIIPALRLSYHHLPAQLKRCFVYCATFPQDYEFRETELVLLWMAEGLIQPLEGNKQMEDLGAEYFRELVSRSFFQQSRNGGSQFVMHDLISELAQSVAGQLCFNLEDNKNHTISRDTRHVSYNRCLFEIFKKFEALKEVEKLRTFIGLPIYGIPYWCSLTSEVFSCLFPKLRYLRVLSLSQYGIKELPNSIGDLKHLRYLNLSRTDIERLPEWISQLYNLQALILCQCDSLRMLPMSIGNLVNLRHLDITDTRKLKKMPPHLGNLVNLQTLSKFIVEKNNSSSSINELKKLSNIGGTLSILGLHNVVDAQDAMDADLKGKHNIKDLTMEWGNDFDDTRDEQNEMQVLELLQPHKNLEKLAISCYGGGIFPSWMRNPSFSLMVQLCLTDCTNCTLLPSLRQLSSLKNLCIGGMSGIKSIGVEFYGQNVESFQSLESLTFSDMPEWEEWRSPSFIDEERLFPRLRELMMTLCPKLIPPLPKVLSLHELKLIACNEVVLGRIAVDFNSLAALEIGDCEEVRWLRLEKLGRLKRLKVCGCDGLVSLEESALPCSLEYLEIEGCKNLEKLPNELQSLRSATELEIRGCPKLMNILEKGRPPMLKKLRVDNCEGIKALPGDWMMMRMDGDNTNSSCVLERVEIRRCPSLLFFPKGELPTSLKQLIIENCENVKSLPEGIMRNCNLEELNIKGCSSLLFFPKGELPTSLKRFIIEDCENVKSLPEGIMRNCNLEQLNIWGCSSLTSFPSGELPFTLKKLVISNCGNLELLPDHMPNLTFLSIHGCKGLKHHHFQNLTSLKWLYISRCPNLESFPERGLGLSPNLRAVRIIDCENLKTPLSEWGLNWLLSLKELIIAPESGIHGLSASPDPHLP; encoded by the exons ATGGAGGTTGTTGGAGAGCTTCTTCTTTCTGCCGCCTTTCAAGTGCTGTTTGATAAGTTGGCCTCCTGTGATTTCCTCACCTTTGCCCGCCAAGAACACATTCATGCTCAACTCAACAAGTGGGAGACCCAACTCTTCAATATTCGTGAAGTGCTCAACGACGCCGAGGATAAGCAGATTGCAAGTTCCTCTGTCAAACTCTGGCTTGCTGACCTCAGGATCTTGGCCTATGACATGGAGGACATCCTCGACGAGTTCAACACCGAAATGCTGCGACGCAAGCTGGCAGTGCAACCTCAGGCCGCCGCCGCCGCTACCACGAGCAAGGTATGGAGTCTCATCCCTACTTACTGTACTAGTTTCACTCCCAGTCATGTTACTTTTAATGTTAGCATGGGGCCCAAGATCAAGGATATCACCAGCCGCTTGGAAGATATTTCCACTCGCAAAGCCCAACTGGGTTTGGAAAAGGTTGCAGGAACAACAAATACTACTTGGAAAAGAACACCCACCACATCTGTGTTTAATGAACCACAAGTTCATGGCAGAGACGATGACAAAAACAAGATCGTAGATTTGCTGCTCAGCGATGAATCTGCTGTTGTCCCCATCGTCGGTATGGGCGGGTTGGGTAAAACCACATTAGCCAGACTTGCTTATAACGATGATGCGGTGGTGAAGCATTTTAGTCCAAGAGCATGGGTTTGTGTGTCTGTTGAGTCTGATGTGGAGAAAATAACAAAGGCTATTCTCAGCGACATCTCTCCCCAGAGCAACGATTCCAAAAATTTCAATCGACTCCAAGTTGAATTAAGCCAATCATTAGCTGGAAAAAGGTTCTTGCTTGTCCTGGATGATGTTTGGAACAGGAACTATGAAGATTGGAATAACTTGCGATCCCCTTTCAGGGGAGGGGCTAAAGGAAGTAAAGTCATAGTAACCACACGTGATCGAGGAGTGGCATTAATAATGCAACCATCTGATAACTACCACCACTCTCTTGAGCCTTTATCAGACGATGACTGCTGGTCAATATTTGTACAACATGCATTTGAAAACAGAGACATCCAAAAACATCCcaatttaaaatcaataggCAAGAAGATTGTGGAAAAGTGCGATGGTTTGCCGTTAGCAGCAAAGGTGCTTGGTGGTCTCTTACGCTCCAAACAGCGAGACGATGAATGGCAGCGTATATTGAATAGCAAAATTTGGAGTTTATCAGATACCGAATGTGACATCATTCCTGCATTACGGTTGAGTTATCATCATCTTCCAGCGCAACTAAAAAGATGCTTTGTTTATTGCGCAACATTTCCTCAAGACTATGAATTTAGGGAAACTGAGCTAGTTTTGTTATGGATGGCAGAGGGATTAATTCAACCATTGGAAGGAAATAAGCAAATGGAAGATTTAGGTGCTGAGTACTTTCGTGAATTGGTGTCAAGGTCATTTTTCCAACAGTCTAGAAATGGTGGATCACAATTCGTCATGCACGACCTCATTAGTGAACTTGCTCAATCAGTTGCTGGACAACTATGTTTCAATTTGGAGGATAATAAGAACCATACCATTTCAAGAGACACTCGCCATGTGTCATACAATCGTTGTCTTTTTGagatctttaaaaaatttgaagctCTCAAGGAAGTGGAGAAGTTACGAACATTTATAGGGTTACCAATTTATGGTATACCTTATTGGTGTAGCTTAACTAGTGAGGTGTTTAGTTGCTTGTTCCCCAAACTAAGATATTTAAGAGTGCTATCTTTGAGTCAGTATGGCATAAAAGAGTTACCAAACTCAATCGGAGATTTAAAGCATTTACGATATCTTAATTTGTCCAGAACTGATATTGAAAGGCTACCAGAATGGATAAGTCAGCTCTATAATTTACAAGCACTAATATTGTGTCAATGTGATTCTCTTAGAATGTTACCTATGAGCATCGGGAATTTGGTTAATCTTCGACATCTGGATATTACCGATACAAGGAAGTTAAAAAAGATGCCTCCGCACTTGGGTAACTTGGTAAATTTGCAAACGCTATCAAAGTTTATCgtggagaaaaataatagctCATCAAGTATAAACGAATTGAAGAAGTTGTCGAATATTGGAGGGACACTTTCCATTTTAGGGTTGCATAATGTGGTGGATGCTCAAGATGCAATGGATGCGGATTTGAAGGGGAAGCATAACATTAAAGATTTAACAATGGAATGGGGCAATGATTTTGATGATACTCGCGATGAACAGAATGAAATGCAAGTTTTGGAGTTGCTTCAACCCCATAAAAATCTGGAAAAGCTCGCCATCTCATGCTATGGTGGAGGAATATTCCCAAGTTGGATGAGGAACCCTTCATTCTCACTGATGGTGCAGTTGTGTCTCACAGATTGCACAAACTGCACACTGTTACCATCTCTTCGGCAATTGTCCTCGCTCAAAAACTTGTGCATTGGAGGAATGAGTGGAATAAAAAGTATAGGTGTTGAGTTTTACGGGCAGAATGTGGAGTCTTTTCAATCGTTGGAGTCTCTAACCTTTTCGGATATGCCAGAGTGGGAAGAATGGCGTTCTCCCAGTTTCATTGATGAAGAAAGATTATTTCCTCGCCTCCGTGAGCTTATGATGACGCTATGTCCAAA GTTGATTCCTCCGCTTCCAAAAGTTTTATCTCtccatgaattaaaattaatagcATGTAACGAAGTAGTGTTGGGCAGAATTGCAGTTGATTTCAACTCCCTTGCAGCGTTAGAAATTGGAGATTGCGAAGAGGTGAGATGGTTGAGATTAGAAAAGCTCGGCAGGCTGAAGCGTTTAAAGGTGTGTGGATGTGATGGACTCGTATCCTTGGAGGAGTCAGCTCTACCATGCAGTCTTGAATATCTGGAAATAGAAGGGTGTAAAAATCTTGAGAAGCTGCCAAATGAATTGCAAAGTCTCAGGTCAGCAACTGAATTAGAAATCCGAGGGTGTCCGAAGCTTATGAACATTCTGGAGAAAGGGCGGCCGCCCATGCTAAAGAAACTTAGAGTGGATAATTGTGAGGGTATCAAGGCACTACCAGGTGATtggatgatgatgaggatggATGGTGACAACACCAACTCCTCATGTGTCCTTGAAAGAGTGGAAATTAGGAGGTGTCCAtctctccttttctttccaAAAGGTGAATTACCCACCTCACTTAAACAACTGAtaattgaaaattgtgaaaatgtcAAGTCCCTACCGGAGGGTATTATGCGCAATTGCAATCTCGAGGAGTTGAATATCAAGGGATGTTCAtctctccttttctttccaAAAGGTGAATTACCCACCTCACTTAAACGATTTATAATTGAAGATTGTGAAAATGTCAAGTCCCTACCGGAGGGTATTATGCGCAATTGCAATCTCGAGCAGTTGAATATCTGGGGATGTTCATCTCTGACCTCATTTCCAAGTGGTGAGTTACCCTTCACCCTTAAGAAACTCGTCATTTCGAATTGTGGGAATCTGGAATTGCTGCCGGATCACATGCCCAACCTCACATTCCTTTCCATTCACGGATGTAAGGGTCTCAAACATCATCACTTCCAAAACCTCACTTCTCTTAAATGGCTGTATATAAGTCGATGTCCGAATCTAGAGTCATTTCCGGAACGGGGTTTGGGTCTCTCCCCCAACTTGAGAGCTGTTCGCATTATCGATTGTGAGAATCTGAAGACGCCTCTGTCAGAGTGGGGACTCAATTGGCTCCTCTCTCTCAAAGAACTCATCATTGCTCCAG AATCTGGAATCCATGGCCTCTCTGCCTCTCCCGACCCTCATCTCCCTTAA
- the LOC117927435 gene encoding cilia- and flagella-associated protein 20, which yields MFKNTFQSGFLSILYSLGSKPLQIWDKEVVNGQIKRTQDEDIHSNVLEIVGSNVQSTYITCPADPAATLGIKLPFLVMIVKNLKKYFTFEIQVLDDKNVRRRFRASNFQAVTRVKPYICTMPLRMDEGWNTIQLNLADFTRRAYGTNYVETLRVQVHANCRLRRIYFSDRLYSEEELPPEFKLYLPMQKA from the exons ATGTTTAAGAACACATTCCAGTCAGGGTTTCTATCAATTCTATACAGCCTCGG GAGCAAGCCTTTGCAGATTTGGGATAAAGAAG TTGTCAATGGCCAGATAAAACGAACTCAAGATGAAGATATACACTCCAATGTCCTTGAAATAGTTGGGTCAAATGTCCAATCCACATACATTACATGCCCAGCAGACCCTGCTGCAACACTTGGTATAAAGCTACCGTTCTTGGTTATGATTGTAAAGAATCTAAAGAAATATTTCACGTTTGAGATTCAAGTGCTGGATGATAAGAATGTCAGGCGACGTTTTCGTGCTTCTAATTTTCAA GCTGTGACTCGAGTGAAGCCATATATATGCACTATGCCATTGAGGATGGATGAGGGATGGAATACGATCCAGTTGAATCTGGCTGATTTTACCAGAAGAGCATATGGAACCAACTATGTTGAGACATTGCGAGTTCAGGTTCATGCAAATTGCCGGCTGAGAAGGATTTATTTCTCTGACCGCCTTTACTCAGAAGAGGAACTCCCACCAGAATTCAAACTGTATCTCCCAATGCAG AAAGCATGA